The Gammaproteobacteria bacterium DNA window ATATCGACGCCAACGAGACTGAAGCGCTGGCCCGAGGGCAGGCGCGTCTGGGCGAGCTGGAAGCGCGTTTGCGCGCGCCTGCCGCATTCTACACTCCGTCGGCAAACACGCGCGCTATCGAGCAGTCCGATTACACGTCCAGCTTTTCGCGCGCGGGTTACGAGGCGGCGGTCGAACGCATCAAGTATTACATTGTCGAGGGCGACGTGATGCAGGTCGTGCCTTCACAGCGCATGTCAATCGAATTTCGGGCGCGGCCGCTGGATCTTTATCGCGCACTGCGTAGCCTCAATCCCTCGCCGTACATGTATCACCTGCACCTAGGCGATTTTCATATCGTCGGATCGTCACCTGAAATTCTGGTGCGACTCGAAGACGGCGTGGTGACGCTGAGGCCCATTGCCGGTACGCGACCACGCGGCGCGAGCGAGGCGGAAGACCTGGCGCTGGAGCGCGAGTTGCTCGCCGACCCCAAGGAACTCGCCGAGCATCTCATGCTGATCGATCTGGGCCGCAACGACGTGGGCAGAGTCGCAGTGACTGGCAGCGTCAGGCTCACTGAAAAGATGGTGATCGAGCGCTATTCGCACGTGATGCACATCGTTTCCAACGTGACCGGCAAGCTTAAACCCGGATTGTCCGCCATGGACGTATTGCGCGCGACCTTTCCCGCCGGCACGGTGAGCGGGGCGCCCAAAGTGCGCGCGATGGAAATCATCAACGAGCTGGAGCCCGTCAAGCGCGGCGTCTACTCGGGCGCGGTGGGTTATCTCTCCTGGAGCGGCAACATGGACACCGCGATCGCGATTCGTACC harbors:
- a CDS encoding anthranilate synthase component I; translation: MTATQSDISTHARAPLVRHVLADLYTPLSTYLRLADAPYSYLFESVQGGEKWGRYSIIGLPCRRVIKINGHTVNIEHDGEVIESHDVGDPVAWIAAYQARYRIPEQPGLPRFSGGLVGYFGYESIAYIEPRLAGGDKPDPVGTPDILLMVSDEVVVFDNLAGKIYLIVHIDANETEALARGQARLGELEARLRAPAAFYTPSANTRAIEQSDYTSSFSRAGYEAAVERIKYYIVEGDVMQVVPSQRMSIEFRARPLDLYRALRSLNPSPYMYHLHLGDFHIVGSSPEILVRLEDGVVTLRPIAGTRPRGASEAEDLALERELLADPKELAEHLMLIDLGRNDVGRVAVTGSVRLTEKMVIERYSHVMHIVSNVTGKLKPGLSAMDVLRATFPAGTVSGAPKVRAMEIINELEPVKRGVYSGAVGYLSWSGNMDTAIAIRTAIIKDGMLHVQAGGGIVADSVPALEWEETINKRRAMFRAVAWAEAGLRTAASEARPLE